Within Solanum stenotomum isolate F172 unplaced genomic scaffold, ASM1918654v1 scaffold30762, whole genome shotgun sequence, the genomic segment ATGTGAAAAGGGAGAAAGTTAGAAAACAGGTGGCTGAAAATTAAAACTCATAAAGGGACCAGGCTCTCgggtgcaaaaaaaaaaaaaaaaataaaaataaaaaatagtggCATCTGCTGCTGATCTGTTTCTCATGGAGAAGCTTGATGAACTTGAAGAGATTAACCTCTCTGCCATTATGCTGGAATGTTAGTGTGTTGAAGGAAAAGCTAGGTGCAGATCTCAAATGATAGATGTTCTAGAGCAGCAGGCTACTCTTAAACGGGAAATGACTGATCTTACTGAGATTCTAAATAACAAGGAGATTAAAATTGCTTCATTGAGGTCTGAATTACAGAAGGCAGTTTCGAGGGGGCCTGGTACCAGCGATGGAAATGAGCAGGTGTTGCAAAAGTTGAGGGATGAAAATGAAAGGTTGCTGAAGACAAATGTATCACCCACAGGAAGTTAAGGCTCTCAACATGCAGCTTATCAAGGCTCATGAGGATGCAAATGAGCATCTGTCTCTGTTTATGTGCACCCTCAATCCCTTTCCCCTTCCGTCCTAAAAGTGTCTTGTTTCATTAGTTTCCCTTTTTGTTCTTCAATCCTGATTAAAACTCTTGTGGCTTTGTGTTTGTTTTGCTTGACTACAGTGGTCAGTATTTGTGATCTAATGCTATTTATGTTTCTCCCCTGTTCATGTGTGGTTTAATATTCTCTTTATGCTTACATACACATGTTCTGTGTGGCCCAAGGCCCTGAATTCTTTATTGCCTTGCATTTAACTTGAATATGTTTACTGCTTCACCTTttcaatgatgtcaaaagggggaagttCTGTTGTAAAGTTGGTTGTGGAATAGGGGGAACGAACTATGGTTGTTAGGGGCATTGAACTAAGGGGGAATGAACTGTGGTTGTTACTGGTGCACTAACAAAGGGGgaatttgttatgtatttgaatGAATGTCTGTTCACTCACGTGAGGAGTTATGcaggttgtttgtcatcatcaaaaagggggaaattgaTAAGAGCTTATGCCttttggtgttttgatgatctcttcacaagtgcagggacctggtcctctgcagagtatgctCGTCCAGTGTCAAAGTGCGGTACAGCTGTAAAAGCTGTCTGCGTCAGAAGCTGCAGAGTACTTCACCAAccagaagcaaggaggttgCTTGTACGTTTGGTAATAACTTTTTGTGGTATATACTAAACAAAAGACAACAATATTATAAATTCATTCAAANNNNNNNNNNNNNNNNNNNNNNNNNNNNNNNNNNNNGAAAAGAAAGTACATCCTTAATGACCTCTATTCCTGACGTGAATGACCGTTTTCTTGAAACTAATTAATCATAGGCACTTCCCATTTGTTTGAGTTCACATACTATATAAACAAATAGTAGAAACGTGCGATAGAAAGcagaaaaacaacaacatactcaatcATATAGTCCCATAGATTGAATTATACACTTGAAATGAATGTAGTTAAATAAGACTAgacattttcttcttgtttcttgGCATGGATTTTTTTCAGTTCATCCACAAATGCTTGCATATTTTTGTCTGACGAACCGCGTTCTGCAACTGCCTCCTCAGCTTTCTTCTTCCACTTATGCGCATTTTCTTTCATCTCCGTTGCCTTTGGATCATCACTAATGGCTTCACGGATGCATTTCTCGATCTCTTCCCTTGTAATTATCGTACTCCCATTCTCACCTCTCCTTAATCTAGTCCCCATTTTGAACACATCAACCAAATACTTTGCGTTCGTGACTTGATCACCCCATTGAGGGAAAGCCACGATGGGGACGCCATTTGAAATTGCCTCCATCGATGAATTCCATCCACAATGTGTCAGAAAAAACGCGATAGAAGGATGAGACAAGACTTGTTCTTGTGGACACCATTTCACTATTTTCCCCCTGCCACCGACTTTCGAAAGAAAACCATCAGGTAACACAACAGGCTTAAAAACAGAATATTCAGGGGGTGGCTTCATGATCCACAAGAAAGATATCCCTGAATTTAATAGCCCGAACGCGATCTCATTTACTTGTTCTTGATCAGGAACTGCAATACTACCAAATGAAATGTAAACAACTGAAGAATGAGGTTTTGAGTCAAGCCACTCGATACAATCCTCCTCTATTTTCGTGCAATCACCACGAATGTGAACGTTAGTGGGACTAGAAATATCATGGTCATTGAATAACAAGGGACCAATAGTTCTAATGGGGCAAATTTTCGACATATGACTTACCACctcatcttcaagttcttgaaaTGAGTCCACCAGTATGCAAAAAGGTTTGGACAAATTGTGGAATTGATCcaaaataacttgtttcaacgCTTGGAAAGGGCTCGACAGGACTAGGAACGTAGGCAGATCATCGTATTTCAAAACAGGCATGTTAGGTAGGACGATGTCCTTTTCAGGTTCGGATTCACTTGGAAAGGGTACAGAGTGGAAATGATAATGGTAATATATCGAAAAGCAAGCACAAGATTGAACCCAAAGCAACGCGTTAGGTATTCCAAGACTCTCAGCAATTTTGCATACCCATGGAGTAAATGGATTGTTAACTATACAAGAAACAGGACGACCTTCGACATCCTGTTTCTTCAGGATTTTAGTCAAGCTCCTTCTTCCAGCTTGTTCAAACATTTCCATCACcaagtcaaaatcattaattttgGATGGATCAACATAGTCCGAGGATCCATCCTCGAAGAATTCAAACCTGATCATACCATCTCCATAAGGAGTTGGTTTATCAATGATCAAGTTTTCATCGACA encodes:
- the LOC125851932 gene encoding gallate 1-beta-glucosyltransferase 84A24-like, which gives rise to MAFASQNTKKCSPVHVFLVAFTGQGIVNPLLRLGKCLASKGMLVTFSAPERVGKEMRAVDENLIIDKPTPYGDGMIRFEFFEDGSSDYVDPSKINDFDLVMEMFEQAGRRSLTKILKKQDVEGRPVSCIVNNPFTPWVCKIAESLGIPNALLWVQSCACFSIYYHYHFHSVPFPSESEPEKDIVLPNMPVLKYDDLPTFLVLSSPFQALKQVILDQFHNLSKPFCILVDSFQELEDEVVSHMSKICPIRTIGPLLFNDHDISSPTNVHIRGDCTKIEEDCIEWLDSKPHSSVVYISFGSIAVPDQEQVNEIAFGLLNSGISFLWIMKPPPEYSVFKPVVLPDGFLSKVGGRGKIVKWCPQEQVLSHPSIAFFLTHCGWNSSMEAISNGVPIVAFPQWGDQVTNAKYLVDVFKMGTRLRRGENGSTIITREEIEKCIREAISDDPKATEMKENAHKWKKKAEEAVAERGSSDKNMQAFVDELKKIHAKKQEENV